The following are from one region of the Biomphalaria glabrata chromosome 12, xgBioGlab47.1, whole genome shotgun sequence genome:
- the LOC106067940 gene encoding uncharacterized protein LOC106067940 isoform X2 yields MARSGMNRQDEITKSESQIPKTAAQLEEFVFSKATSRKSYLDLTASLLIYINDFNKKKEKKDSSDGDNKQEEEFTEQKDS; encoded by the exons ACAAGATGAGATTACCAAATCTGAGTCACAGATACCAAAAACTGCGGCACAACTTGAAGAATTTGTATTTTCCAAGGCAACTTCAagg AAAAGTTATTTGGATTTGACTGCAAGTCTTCTCATCTACATCAATGATTTCA ataagaaaaaagaaaaaaaggattcATCTGATGGAGATAACAAACAGGAGGAAGAGTTTACAGAGCAGAAAGATTCCTGA